A section of the Macaca thibetana thibetana isolate TM-01 chromosome 10, ASM2454274v1, whole genome shotgun sequence genome encodes:
- the LOC126929310 gene encoding cystatin-9-like: MSSKQRRKALPWALSLLRMGFQLLVTYAQCSEEEMGGNNKITQDPMFLTTVEFALNTFNVQSKEEHAYRLLRVLSSWREDRNWRGKMVFSMNLQLRQTVCWKFEDDIDNCPFQESPELNNVRQGVSFPQVHNCGCCMGCGVGTGAAGKAIPSDKGK; the protein is encoded by the exons ATGTCGAGTAAGCAGAGGAGGAAGGCTCTGCCCTGGGCACTGTCACTGCTTCGCATGGGCTTCCAGCTCCTGGTGACCTATGCCCAGTGTTCTGAGGAGGAAATGGgtggtaataataaaataacccaGGATCCTATGTTCCTCACCACAGTGGAGTTTGCCTTGAACACTTTCAATGTGCAGAGCAAGGAGGAGCATGCCTACAGGCTGTTGCGCGTTCTGAGTTCATGGAGGGAGGACAGAAAT TGGCGAGGTAAGATGGTGTTCTCCATGAATCTACAACTGCGCCAAACTGTATGTTGGAAATTTGAAGATGACATTGACAACTGCCCTTTTCAAGAAAGCCCGGAGCTGAACAATGTAAGACAGGGCGTCAGCTTTCCTCAGGTCCACAACTGTGGATGCTGCATGGGGTGTGGTGTGGGCACAGGAGCAGCTGGCAAAGCCATTCCGAGCGACAAAGGCAAGTGA